From the genome of Anopheles merus strain MAF chromosome X, AmerM5.1, whole genome shotgun sequence, one region includes:
- the LOC121590942 gene encoding integrin beta-PS isoform X1 codes for MLPRAGPMAAGALLLLVALVADTTFGQLSNYQLTTCPGKTTCSQCIQTTNCRWCTMPNFTHPRCHGQIEKYCPEEYTVDPSNTFQLVQGRELTKPSRRVLEGQSERESYYSSSHYQSSSSSSSSSSFQQSSYESESAAGSIVQISPQRVSLKLRLNEAFRFNVNYAQAEDYPVDLYYLMDLSKSMEDDKTILSTLGADLASEMRKITSNFKLGFGSFVDKVLMPYVSTVPKNLREPCPGCVAPYGYHNLMPLSTDANLFSQEVQRANVSGNLDAPEGGFDAIMQAIVCREQIGWREKARRLLLFSTDAGFHYAGDGKLGGVITPNDGECHLDHNGRYTHSTTQDYPSISQINLKVKQNAINVIFAVTAEELSVYEQLSRLVEGSSAAKLSNDSSNIVSLVRDQYNKISSSVEMKDNRTDNVIDVKYYSRCRNTNGALQQTNRCEGLKVGDVVTFEAHITLLKCPTDPRDWQQVLQIYPVGINESLTVDIEMLCSCPCEHPSDPEYRERADECSNAGTYKCGICECDGTYHGQRCECSAMESLLEPGMVDACRMSNASEECSGRGQCVCGVCVCERRPNPDELIDGRYCECDNFSCDRPGGLLCSGPDHGRCVCGQCECREGWTGPACDCRASNETCMPPGGGELCSGHGTCECGTCRCTVTEDGRYTGRYCEKCPTCAGRCNEFKHCVQCQQYKTGPLAEANECATNCTLFVPIPVEKVTIDEERNDNKCTFFDEDDCRFEFSYNDSDQDKVVVTAQENRECPPKVFMLGIVLAVIAVVVLIGMAVLLLWKVLTSIHDRREFARFEKERMMAKWDTGENPIYKQATTTFKNPTYAGK; via the exons ATGCTACCGAGAGCCGGCCCGATGGCCGCAGGCGCCCTGCTCCTGCTGGTCGCGCTGGTCGCCGACACGACCTTCGGCCAGCTGTCCAACTATCAGCTCACGACCTGCCCGGGCAAGACGACGTGCAGCCAGTGCATCCAGACGACCAACTGCCGCTGGTGCACGATGCCCAACTTTACGCACCCGCGGTGCCACGGCCAGATTGAGAAGTACTGCCCGGAGGAGTACACCGTCGATCCGAGCAACACGTTCCAGCTGGTGCAGGGGCGCGAGCTGACGAAACCGTCGCGCCGCGTGCTGGAGGGCCAGAGCGAGCGGGAATCGTACTACTCGTCCAGCCACTACcagtcctcctcctcctcgtcgtcctcgtcctcgttCCAGCAGTCGTCGTACGAGTCGGAGTCGGCCGCCGGCAGCATCGTGCAGATATCGCCGCAGCGCGTCAGCCTCAAGCTACGGCTGA ATGAAGCGTTCCGGTTCAACGTGAACTACGCGCAGGCCGAGGACTATCCGGTCGATCTCTACTACCTGATGGATCTGTCCAAATCGATGGAGGACGACAAGACGATCCTGTCCACGCTCGGGGCCGATCTCGCGTCCGAGATGCGCAAGATTACCAGCAACTTCAAGCTCGGCTTCGGCTCCTTCGTCGACAAGGTGCTGATGCCGTACGTCTCGACCGTGCCGAAGAA TTTGCGCGAGCCGTGCCCCGGTTGCGTGGCACCGTACGGCTACCATAACCTAATGCCGCTGAGCACGGATGCCAACCTGTTCTCC CAAGAGGTGCAGCGCGCGAACGTGTCCGGCAATCTGGACGCGCCGGAGGGTGGCTTCGACGCAATCATGCAAGCGATCGTGTGCCGGGAGCAGATCGGCTGGCGGGAGAAGGCCCGCCGACTGCTGCTGTTCTCGACCGACGCCGGCTTCCACTATGCCGGCGACGGCAAGCTCGGCGGCGTGATCACGCCGAACGACGGCGAGTGCCACCTGGACCATAACGGGCGGTACACGCACTCGACCACGCAGGACTACCCGAGCATTTCGCAGATCAACCTGAAGGTGAAGCAGAACGCGATCAACGTGATCTTTGCCGTGACGGCGGAGGAGCTGTCCGTGTACGAGCAGCTGTCCCGGCTGGTGGAGGGTTCGTCCGCCGCCAAGCTGTCGAACGATTCGTCCAACATTGTGTCGCTGGTGCGCGACCAGTACAAC AAAATTTCGTCCTCGGTCGAGATGAAGGACAACCGGACGGACAACGTGATCGACGTGAAGTACTACTCGCGCTGCCGCAACACGAACGGCGCCCTGCAGCAGACGAACCGGTGCGAGGGGCTGAAGGTGGGCGACGTGGTCACGTTCGAGGCGCACATTACGCTGCTCAAATGCCCGACCGATCCGCGCGACTGGCAGCAGGTGCTGCAGATCTACCCGGTCGGCATCAACGAGAGCCTGACGGTCGACATCGAGATGCTGTGCAGCTGCCCGTGCGAGCATCCGTCCGATCCGGAGTACCGCGAGCGGGCGGACGAGTGCAGCAACGCGGGCACGTACAAGTGCGGCATCTGCGAGTGCGACGGCACGTACCACGGCCAGCGGTGCGAGTGCTCCGCGATGGAGAGCCTGCTCGAGCCGGGCATGGTGGACGCGTGCCGGATGTCGAACGCGTCGGAGGAGTGCAGCGGGCGGGGCCAGTGCGtgtgcggtgtgtgcgtgtgcgagcGGCGCCCGAACCCGGACGAGCTGATCGACGGGCGGTACTGCGAGTGCGACAACTTCTCGTGCGACCGGCCGGGCGGGCTGCTCTGCTCGGGCCCGGACCACGGCCGGTGCGTGTGCGGCCAGTGCGAGTGCCGGGAGGGGTGGACCGGGCCGGCCTGCGACTGCCGGGCGAGCAACGAGACGTGCATGCCGCCGGGCGGGGGCGAGCTCTGCTCCGGCCACGGGACGTGCGAGTGCGGCACCTGCCGGTGCACGGTGACGGAGGACGGCCGGTACACCGGGCGGTACTGCGAGAAGTGCCCGACCTGTGCCGGCcggtgcaacgagttcaagCACTGCGTGCAGTGCCAGCAGTACAAGACGGGACCGCTGGCGGAGGCGAACGAGTGCGCCACCAACTGCACGCTGTTCGTGCCGATACCGGTCGAGAAGGTGACGATCGACGAGGAGCGCAACGACAACAAGTGCACGTTCTTCGACGAGGACGACTGCCGGTTCGAGTTTTCCTACAACGACAGCGACCAGGACAAGGTGGTGGTGACCGCGCAGGAGAACCGCGAGTGCCCGCCGAAGGTGTTCATGCTCGGCATTGTGCTCGCCGTCATCGCGGTGGTCGTGCTGATCGGCatggcggtgctgctgctgtggaagGTGCTCACGTCCATTCACGACCGGCGCGAGTTTGCGCGGTTCGAGAAGGAGCGCATGATGGCAAAGTGGGACACG GGCGAAAATCCAATCTACAAGCAAGCGACAACAACGTTCAAAAATCCAACGTACGCCGGCAAATGA
- the LOC121590942 gene encoding integrin beta-PS isoform X2 produces MLPRAGPMAAGALLLLVALVADTTFGQLSNYQLTTCPGKTTCSQCIQTTNCRWCTMPNFTHPRCHGQIEKYCPEEYTVDPSNTFQLVQGRELTKPSRRVLEGQSERESYYSSSHYQSSSSSSSSSSFQQSSYESESAAGSIVQISPQRVSLKLRLNEAFRFNVNYAQAEDYPVDLYYLMDLSKSMEDDKTILSTLGADLASEMRKITSNFKLGFGSFVDKVLMPYVSTVPKKLEHPCDGCNAPYGYLHHMSLSSDSNLFTQEVQRANVSGNLDAPEGGFDAIMQAIVCREQIGWREKARRLLLFSTDAGFHYAGDGKLGGVITPNDGECHLDHNGRYTHSTTQDYPSISQINLKVKQNAINVIFAVTAEELSVYEQLSRLVEGSSAAKLSNDSSNIVSLVRDQYNKISSSVEMKDNRTDNVIDVKYYSRCRNTNGALQQTNRCEGLKVGDVVTFEAHITLLKCPTDPRDWQQVLQIYPVGINESLTVDIEMLCSCPCEHPSDPEYRERADECSNAGTYKCGICECDGTYHGQRCECSAMESLLEPGMVDACRMSNASEECSGRGQCVCGVCVCERRPNPDELIDGRYCECDNFSCDRPGGLLCSGPDHGRCVCGQCECREGWTGPACDCRASNETCMPPGGGELCSGHGTCECGTCRCTVTEDGRYTGRYCEKCPTCAGRCNEFKHCVQCQQYKTGPLAEANECATNCTLFVPIPVEKVTIDEERNDNKCTFFDEDDCRFEFSYNDSDQDKVVVTAQENRECPPKVFMLGIVLAVIAVVVLIGMAVLLLWKVLTSIHDRREFARFEKERMMAKWDTGENPIYKQATTTFKNPTYAGK; encoded by the exons ATGCTACCGAGAGCCGGCCCGATGGCCGCAGGCGCCCTGCTCCTGCTGGTCGCGCTGGTCGCCGACACGACCTTCGGCCAGCTGTCCAACTATCAGCTCACGACCTGCCCGGGCAAGACGACGTGCAGCCAGTGCATCCAGACGACCAACTGCCGCTGGTGCACGATGCCCAACTTTACGCACCCGCGGTGCCACGGCCAGATTGAGAAGTACTGCCCGGAGGAGTACACCGTCGATCCGAGCAACACGTTCCAGCTGGTGCAGGGGCGCGAGCTGACGAAACCGTCGCGCCGCGTGCTGGAGGGCCAGAGCGAGCGGGAATCGTACTACTCGTCCAGCCACTACcagtcctcctcctcctcgtcgtcctcgtcctcgttCCAGCAGTCGTCGTACGAGTCGGAGTCGGCCGCCGGCAGCATCGTGCAGATATCGCCGCAGCGCGTCAGCCTCAAGCTACGGCTGA ATGAAGCGTTCCGGTTCAACGTGAACTACGCGCAGGCCGAGGACTATCCGGTCGATCTCTACTACCTGATGGATCTGTCCAAATCGATGGAGGACGACAAGACGATCCTGTCCACGCTCGGGGCCGATCTCGCGTCCGAGATGCGCAAGATTACCAGCAACTTCAAGCTCGGCTTCGGCTCCTTCGTCGACAAGGTGCTGATGCCGTACGTCTCGACCGTGCCGAAGAA GCTGGAACATCCGTGCGATGGATGCAATGCACCGTACGGCTACCTTCATCATATGTCGCTTAGCTCGGACTCCAACCTGTTCACC CAAGAGGTGCAGCGCGCGAACGTGTCCGGCAATCTGGACGCGCCGGAGGGTGGCTTCGACGCAATCATGCAAGCGATCGTGTGCCGGGAGCAGATCGGCTGGCGGGAGAAGGCCCGCCGACTGCTGCTGTTCTCGACCGACGCCGGCTTCCACTATGCCGGCGACGGCAAGCTCGGCGGCGTGATCACGCCGAACGACGGCGAGTGCCACCTGGACCATAACGGGCGGTACACGCACTCGACCACGCAGGACTACCCGAGCATTTCGCAGATCAACCTGAAGGTGAAGCAGAACGCGATCAACGTGATCTTTGCCGTGACGGCGGAGGAGCTGTCCGTGTACGAGCAGCTGTCCCGGCTGGTGGAGGGTTCGTCCGCCGCCAAGCTGTCGAACGATTCGTCCAACATTGTGTCGCTGGTGCGCGACCAGTACAAC AAAATTTCGTCCTCGGTCGAGATGAAGGACAACCGGACGGACAACGTGATCGACGTGAAGTACTACTCGCGCTGCCGCAACACGAACGGCGCCCTGCAGCAGACGAACCGGTGCGAGGGGCTGAAGGTGGGCGACGTGGTCACGTTCGAGGCGCACATTACGCTGCTCAAATGCCCGACCGATCCGCGCGACTGGCAGCAGGTGCTGCAGATCTACCCGGTCGGCATCAACGAGAGCCTGACGGTCGACATCGAGATGCTGTGCAGCTGCCCGTGCGAGCATCCGTCCGATCCGGAGTACCGCGAGCGGGCGGACGAGTGCAGCAACGCGGGCACGTACAAGTGCGGCATCTGCGAGTGCGACGGCACGTACCACGGCCAGCGGTGCGAGTGCTCCGCGATGGAGAGCCTGCTCGAGCCGGGCATGGTGGACGCGTGCCGGATGTCGAACGCGTCGGAGGAGTGCAGCGGGCGGGGCCAGTGCGtgtgcggtgtgtgcgtgtgcgagcGGCGCCCGAACCCGGACGAGCTGATCGACGGGCGGTACTGCGAGTGCGACAACTTCTCGTGCGACCGGCCGGGCGGGCTGCTCTGCTCGGGCCCGGACCACGGCCGGTGCGTGTGCGGCCAGTGCGAGTGCCGGGAGGGGTGGACCGGGCCGGCCTGCGACTGCCGGGCGAGCAACGAGACGTGCATGCCGCCGGGCGGGGGCGAGCTCTGCTCCGGCCACGGGACGTGCGAGTGCGGCACCTGCCGGTGCACGGTGACGGAGGACGGCCGGTACACCGGGCGGTACTGCGAGAAGTGCCCGACCTGTGCCGGCcggtgcaacgagttcaagCACTGCGTGCAGTGCCAGCAGTACAAGACGGGACCGCTGGCGGAGGCGAACGAGTGCGCCACCAACTGCACGCTGTTCGTGCCGATACCGGTCGAGAAGGTGACGATCGACGAGGAGCGCAACGACAACAAGTGCACGTTCTTCGACGAGGACGACTGCCGGTTCGAGTTTTCCTACAACGACAGCGACCAGGACAAGGTGGTGGTGACCGCGCAGGAGAACCGCGAGTGCCCGCCGAAGGTGTTCATGCTCGGCATTGTGCTCGCCGTCATCGCGGTGGTCGTGCTGATCGGCatggcggtgctgctgctgtggaagGTGCTCACGTCCATTCACGACCGGCGCGAGTTTGCGCGGTTCGAGAAGGAGCGCATGATGGCAAAGTGGGACACG GGCGAAAATCCAATCTACAAGCAAGCGACAACAACGTTCAAAAATCCAACGTACGCCGGCAAATGA